The Molothrus ater isolate BHLD 08-10-18 breed brown headed cowbird chromosome 28, BPBGC_Mater_1.1, whole genome shotgun sequence genome contains a region encoding:
- the GKN1 gene encoding gastrokine-1, producing MHLSIWTAVLLGLVLTPALADHHQQTEISKKISISGGYQIMTINRKWLVASIEQKTNHGYWKTIWNYDTGFMATKVLPERACYISIMNRTEMPSFDGLPQLAADIRNQKHPRPPSKEITFSLIRRAIRDLESYGPDTFSLCTGLSTYVAYEVQEPQFNLGSCLKLDVLQYLALTYCHKDNFV from the exons ATGCATCTCTCT atttggACTGCAGTCCTTCTTGGACTGGTCCTGACCCCAGCCCTTGCTGATCAT CATCAACAGACTGAAATAAGCAAGAAAATCTCCATTAGTGGAGGCTACCAAATTATGACCATCAATAGGAAATGGCTGGTGGCAAGTATTGAGCAAAAGACCAACCATGGGTACTGGAAAACCATCTGGAACTATGACACA GGCTTTATGGCAACCAAAGTGCTGCCAGAGAGAGCTTGCTACATTTCCATAATGAACAGAACAGAGATGCCCAGCTTTGATGGACttccccagctggctgcagacaTCAGG AACCAGAAGCACCCAAGACCCCCTTCAAAGGAGATCACATTCAGCCTCATCAGGAGAGCCATTCGTGACCTGGAATCGTATGGACCAGACACCTTCTCTCTGTGCACAGGCCTCTCAACCTACGTGGCCTATGAAGTTCAGG AACCCCAATTCAATCTTGGATCGTGCCTCAAGCTCGATGTCCTCCAATATTTGGCCCTCACCTACTGCCACAAAGATAACTTTGTGTAA